The following nucleotide sequence is from Chlamydiota bacterium.
TCGAGGAGCTCGTTACCTCATAAACAGCCTCCGGAATCCATCCATGATAGGAAAGAGCAGATTCTAAACTTACGTACGAAGGTCCATAAATGCGCTCGGCTAATTCAAAGAGATTTACCTTGCGACGTCGATACCGTTCTGCCAATAAATATAATCCCTGCCGAATATGGACCAGATCTCCGTGCGCAATCGCCCTATTTACGAGCCCGTATCGGCTGGCCCTCGTCTTTGAAACAAGAACAGCCAAGACATCATCGGAAATAAGGTCTTCCGAAATACGCTCCAAAATAGTATCAACAAGCCTGAAGGTAGACATAAAATGTATAAAACTTCCTTATAATAGAAGTCTCATACAAAATATTATCTTATTGTTTACCCGCTTGTCAAGAGCAAAAGCTTAGCCAGCATTTCATCTGAAAATAGTCTTTAGTTATTCTTATACAATAAGTTATGATGACTCGTAGTCGCCAGATTCATCGGGCAGCCCCATAAATGGGGCGACTACAAGGGTGATTTTCATCCCCCTTTGTGACGGACAGTCATGTATGTTCATATCAATTCTCCTTTTGAGATTTCATTAGAAAAAATGGCCTTTCAGGAGTAAGATTTTACTAGTAGAGGGTTTGGGCTTATTCTAAATAAGGGCAAGATGTAAGCCAAAGTGAACTGTTCCCTTTCAGGTTAGTTTTATGCCTATTATCTCAATGTTTTATGGCGTCATTGTCAGAATGTTTCACTTTGATGCCCAGAGACACAAAGCTCCTCATATTCATGTGCAGTATGGTGAACAATATGCAGTGATTGCTATTCCAAGTGGGAATGTCTTAGAAGGAAAAATTAAAGCTGCAAAGTTGAAGTTGGTTCAAGCATGGATTGAGATTCATCGCGATTCAATAATGGCTGATTGGAAGCTTGCTGTGGAAGGTCAGAAGGTTTTTAAAATAAATCCTTTAAGGTGAAAAAATGAGTTTTCAGATAAAGAGTGTTCAAGTCAATGCGGGTTATCAACTCTCT
It contains:
- a CDS encoding DUF4160 domain-containing protein — protein: MPIISMFYGVIVRMFHFDAQRHKAPHIHVQYGEQYAVIAIPSGNVLEGKIKAAKLKLVQAWIEIHRDSIMADWKLAVEGQKVFKINPLR